In Triticum aestivum cultivar Chinese Spring chromosome 5B, IWGSC CS RefSeq v2.1, whole genome shotgun sequence, the following proteins share a genomic window:
- the LOC123114287 gene encoding uncharacterized protein has product MARHGGGGGSCTSSASLARYIPRAFRGRKKQPPYLMGGRRRAPDGYAASVELSASAGSTWPADSVVRVVLWSGIVEVYAGVVLACAVVGNHPPGLCLAHPDVFRNPHGATVRPLEPLFPGQKVLLLPETTVRRLQRDIPEGSVGANPDHDGREDEDAASSTDDTDADADMSSSSWSGEEREAAPEGCCARDYFVNRELWAEWQFKRMVARGLAVKKEGAAGPAKKDKKRRRKTKQTDGMPDAAAGTGCRNSGRISQAQKWTRSWEPSLPSVDEHEEDETPPSTPSSEAAARTDHETA; this is encoded by the coding sequence ATGGCTcgtcatggcggcggcggcggcagctgcacGTCGTCGGCGTCTCTGGCCAGGTACATCCCGCGGGCATTCCGGGGCCGGAAGAAGCAGCCGCCGTACCTCATGGGGGGCCGGCGGCGGGCGCCCGACGGCTACGCGGCGTCGGTGGAGCTCAGCGCGAGCGCCGGCTCCACGTGGCCGGCCGACTCGGTGGTGCGGGTGGTGCTCTGGAGCGGCATCGTGGAGGTGTACGCGGGCGTGGTGCTCGCCTGCGCCGTCGTCGGCAACCACCCGCCGGGCCTCTGCCTCGCGCACCCCGACGTCTTCCGCAACCCGCACGGCGCCACGGTCAGGCCGCTCGAGCCGCTCTTCCCCGGCCAGAAGGTGCTGCTGCTGCCCGAGACCACCGTGCGCCGGCTCCAGCGGGATATACCCGAGGGCTCCGTCGGGGCCAACCCCGACCACGACGGccgcgaggacgaggacgcggcgtCGTCCACTGACGACACGGACGCGGACGCTGATATGTCCTCGTCGTCGTGGTCCggcgaggagcgggaggcggcgccgGAGGGGTGCTGCGCGCGGGACTACTTCGTGAACCGGGAACTCTGGGCCGAGTGGCAGTTCAAGAGGATGGTGGCCCGTGGGCTCGCCGTCAAAAAGGAGGGCGCCGCCGGGCCggcgaagaaggacaagaagaggCGGAGGAAGACGAAGCAGACGGACGGCATGCCGGACGCCGCGGCGGGCACGGGGTGCCGGAACTCCGGCAGGATAAGCCAGGCGCAGAAGTGGACGAGGTCGTGGGAGCCCAGCCTGCCGTCCGTGGACGAGCACGAGGAGGACGAGACGCCGCCGTCGACCCCTTCatcggaggcggcggcgaggacCGACCACGAGACGGCATGA
- the LOC123114285 gene encoding 4-hydroxy-3-methylbut-2-enyl diphosphate reductase yields MLSASLKPPPSLAALSPSSRAPAPPAASFPAPRRSCLRLSAAAASEGATVSQEDAASVSAAFEEARLAQFASDWKAVRADKDQGKILTLPVLRSNTGGLILKYNSMQGFVPNPLLSPAHWSKDPKRPIQDVTKDLVGSSVSVKVVEANEAEKKLVFSEKDASWSMYSSQVKIGGTYDGIVGSVFHYGAFVHLRFPDGKYHLTGLVHISEVSWDLVQDVQDFLTEGDIVKVIVVNVDAEKSRIGLSIRQLEEDPLLETLDKIIPLEPDLSPDAETASSPPEIELLPGLDGICNELLQEDGITDVRFGRQALEKRVVSQDLELWLSSVPAKDNQYKLLARAGRQVQEVYLTTSLDQEGVKKAVQRVLGRVP; encoded by the exons ATGCTGTCCgcctccctgaagccgccgccctCCCTCGCGGCGCTCTCCccgtcctcccgcgcccccgcgccgcccgccgcctccttccCTGCCCCCCGCCGCAGCTGCCTCCGCCTCTCCGCGGCGGCCGCGTCCGAGGGCGCCACCGTCAGCCAGGAGGACGCCGCGTCCGTCTCCGCCGCGTtcgaggaggcgcgcctggcccaG TTCGCGTCGGACTGGAAGGCTGTGCGCGCGGACAAGGACCAGGGGAAGATCCTCACGCTGCCCGTGCTGCGCTCAAACACCGGCGGGCTCATCCTCAAGTACAACTCCATGCAGGGCTTCGTGCCCAACCCTCTCCTCAGCCCCGCCCATTGGTCTAAAG ATCCTAAGAGGCCAATTCAAGATGTTACAAAGGACCTAGTAGGTTCCTCTGTTTCTGTCAAG GTAGTTGAAGCAAATGAGGCGGAAAAGAAGCTTGTATTCTCTGAGAAGGATGCCAGTTGGTCAATGTACTCTTCTCAAGTAAAGATTGGCGGTACCTATGATGGAATTGTTGGTTCTGTGTTCCACTATGGTGCATTTGTTCACCTGCGATTTCCTGATG GAAAGTATCATCTCACTGGTCTCGTACATATCTCTGAGGTCTCTTGGGATCTTGTCCAAGATGTCCAAGATTTTCTAACTGAAGGCGATATCGTCAAGGTCATAGTGGTGAATGTTGATGC GGAGAAGTCAAGGATAGGTTTATCAATCAGGCAATTGGAGGAAGATCCTCTGCTGGAGACATTGgacaaaattattcctttg GAACCCGATCTATCACCTGATGCTGAGACGGCATCATCTCCTCCAGAAATAGAACTTCTTCCAGGACTTGATGGTATATGTAATGAACTTCTACAAGAGGACGG TATAACAGATGTGCGGTTCGGGCGGCAGGCATTGGAGAAACGTGTGGTTTCACAAGATCTAGAGCTCTGGCTTTCTAGT GTGCCAGCTAAGGACAACCAGTACAAGCTTCTTGCTCGAGCCGGGAGACAG GTTCAGGAAGTGTACCTGACGACGAGCCTAGACCAGGAGGGCGTGAAGAAGGCGGTGCAAAGAGTGCTAGGACGCGTTCCCTGA